A single genomic interval of Noviherbaspirillum cavernae harbors:
- a CDS encoding hemin-degrading factor: MSDNIQSIRASFTQMRKEKARHRDIADKLGISEGELIAAHAGADGSETTLRAARLTSAWSDIIESLEPLGEVMALTRNPSCVHEKTGVYRKASHNGHVGLVLGGEIDLRVFYQQWAHGFAVSETTNDGTQRSLQFFDVAGTAIHKIFLRPQSDLTAYEVLTARFRSDDQQAGITVGTAPAAAAEKPDSEIDVAAFREGWASLRDTHEFFGLLRRFALTRTQALRLAAPEFVQKIDAGSATRLLDAASREGVSIMVFVGNPGMIQIHSGPVKKIATMGPWLNVLDPGFNLHLREDHIAGAWVVKKPTVDGVVTSLELFDAHGETIAMFFGERKPGKPELCEWRALIDRLQEESESCAA; encoded by the coding sequence TGCGCAAGGAAAAGGCCCGTCACCGCGACATCGCCGACAAGCTGGGAATCTCGGAAGGCGAGCTGATCGCCGCCCACGCCGGCGCGGACGGCAGCGAAACCACCCTGCGCGCCGCGCGCCTGACGTCTGCCTGGTCCGACATCATCGAGTCGCTCGAACCGCTCGGCGAGGTGATGGCCCTGACGCGCAATCCCTCCTGCGTGCACGAGAAAACCGGCGTGTATCGCAAGGCCAGCCACAACGGCCATGTCGGCCTCGTGCTGGGCGGCGAGATCGACCTGCGCGTGTTCTACCAGCAATGGGCGCACGGCTTTGCGGTCAGCGAAACCACGAATGACGGCACGCAGCGCAGCCTGCAGTTCTTCGACGTCGCCGGCACCGCGATCCACAAGATCTTCCTGCGTCCGCAGAGCGACCTCACTGCTTACGAGGTGCTGACGGCGCGCTTTCGCAGCGATGATCAGCAGGCCGGCATCACCGTCGGCACCGCGCCTGCCGCGGCAGCGGAAAAGCCGGACAGCGAAATCGACGTCGCCGCGTTCCGCGAAGGCTGGGCCTCGCTGCGCGACACGCATGAATTCTTCGGCCTGCTGCGCCGCTTCGCCCTCACGCGCACCCAGGCATTGCGGCTGGCCGCGCCCGAGTTCGTGCAGAAGATCGACGCCGGCAGCGCCACGCGCCTGCTCGACGCCGCCTCGCGCGAGGGGGTATCGATCATGGTCTTCGTCGGCAATCCCGGCATGATCCAGATCCACTCCGGTCCGGTGAAGAAGATCGCGACCATGGGTCCGTGGCTGAACGTGCTGGACCCGGGCTTCAACCTGCATCTGCGCGAAGACCACATCGCCGGCGCATGGGTGGTCAAGAAGCCGACCGTTGACGGCGTCGTCACCTCGCTGGAACTGTTCGATGCGCATGGCGAAACGATCGCCATGTTCTTCGGCGAGCGCAAGCCGGGCAAGCCGGAGCTGTGCGAATGGCGCGCCCTGATCGACCGCCTGCAGGAGGAGTCGGAATCATGCGCCGCCTGA